A stretch of DNA from Candidatus Krumholzibacteriia bacterium:
GCCAACCGGCCGGTATTCGTCTTCCGCGGCGAACTCATGGGCTACTCCCCGGACAAGCGTCTGGAGACCGCGACGCAGCGCCTGCAGGCGGTCATGGCCGAGCGCGGCCCGGGAAAGGTGACGGTGGGCCAAAACGACCTCGGCGCGGTGGTGCAGGTGGATGGCCGGCTGGTCTTTGTGGTGACGAAGGGCGACGTTGACCCGTTTCTGGATCAGAGCTTTCAACAGTTTCTGGAAGCCGTGACGGGCAACCTGGAAGCGGCGATCGTCGCCTACCGCGAGCAGCGCTCCCTGAATGCCATCATTTCCGCGCTGCTGCGGGCGTTGCTTGCAACCGTGATCATGGTGCGGGCCATCCAGTATCTGCGCCGGCTCGTTATCTGGCTCACGCGGTGGCTGGGGGGCTACGCCGAGGGCCGGGTGCAGCGGCTCAAGGAGGCCCAGTCCACGGTCGCCGCCCAGCTGGTGACGCTGGTTCGCCTGGTGGTCCGCCTTGCCGGCCTCGTGCTGGCCCTGCTTATTGCGTATTCGTGGCTCGCCTTCGTCCTCGACCAGTTCCCCTACACGAGCCCGTGGGGTGACCAGCTGGGGGGGTACCTGGGGAACACGGTCCTGACCGTGGTCATGGCGATTGTGCGCAGCATTCCCGGCCTGCTGATGGTGGTCATCATCTTCACGATGGCCCGGTTCATCGCGCGCTGGTCCCGGTTGCTGTTCGAAGCGGTGCGCGACGGGCGCATGGAACTCCCCGCTGTGGACGCGGACACCGCGCTTCCCACGCAGCGCCTGATCTCGATATTCATATGGTTGCTCGCCGTCGCGCTGGCATTTCCGTTCATTCCCGGCAGCGGCGGTGCGGCGTTCAAGGGCCTCAGCGTGCTGCTGGGCCTCATGGTGTCACTGGGCGCATCCAGTGTGGTGTCGCAGGCGGCCAGCGGATACATCCTCATGTACTCGCGCTCGTTGCGCGTGGGCGACTACGTCAAGGTGGCCGAGCACGAGGGAACCATCATGTCGATGAGCATGCTCTCCACCAAGATCCGTACGCCGCGCGACGAGGAGATCAACGTCCCCAACGCGGTGATTGTGAGCAGCATCACCAAGAACTACACGCGCCTCACCAGGAACACCGGTGCGATGCTGCCAACGACGATCACCATCGGGTATTCGACGCCGTGGCGGCAGGTCCACGCCATGCTGATCACCGCGGCGGAGCGCACGGAGGGCATTCGCAAGGACGCGAAGCCTGGCGTCCTGCAATCGGCGCTGTCGGACTTCTATGTGGAGTACACGCTACTGGTCCGGCTGGAACGCCCCGATACGCGCGCCAGTGTTGCCAGCGCGCTGCACGCCAACATACAGGATGTCTTCAACGAGCACGGCGTGCAGATCATGTCTCCCCACTACGAGAACGACCCCGCCGAGAAGGTGTGGGTGCCGCGCGAAAAGTGGCACGAACCGCCTGCCAGCGGGGACGACGTGTGATACTATCCGGGCTTCGCCCGTTTCCGCTCAACACGTTGAATTGAAGGAGTTTCGATGAGCACATCCCGGACCCTCCAGCCCGAGGATCAGCTGGCCCATTACCGCGTGGTAGGGCCGCTCGGCGCGGGCGGCATGGGCGAGGTGTACCTCGCGCAGGATCAGACGCTGGAACGCAACGTGGCGCTCAAAGTGCTGCCGCAGGAACTGGTGCGCAGCGAGGAGCGTGTGCGCCGCTTTGTGCAGGAGGCCAAGTCGGCGTCGTCGCTCAACCATCCCAACATCATCACCATCTATGAAATCGGCCAGGACACGGTGAAGTCGGCCTCGGGCGAGGCGTCCACCGGTTCGGTGCAGTTCATCTCCATGGAACTGGTGAGCGGCAAGACACTGGGCGCCCGGATCCACGAGGAAAAGACCGACCTGCGCACGCTACTCGGTTATCTCGCGCAGGCGGCGGAGGGCATCGCCAAGGCGCACGCGGCGGGCATCGTGCACCGCGACCTCAAGCCGGGCAACATCATGGTGTCCGACGACGGGTTCGCCAAGGTGCTGGACTTCGGGCTGGCCAAGCTCACCGAACAGCGCAGTGGCGAGGCGTCGGCCTCGGCGATGACCGAGGTGGGCGGGCAGACCGCGGAGGGCGCGGTGCTGGGCACGGTGTACTACATGTCGCCGGAGCAGGTGCAGGGAAAATCGGTCGACCACCGCTCCGACATCTTCTCGTTCGGCTGCATGCTCTACGAGGCCACCACGCGCCAGCGGCCGTTTCTCGCCGACTCCAACGTGGAGACGATGCACAAGATCCTCCACGACAAGCCGGCCCCCATCGAAGAGATCAACCCGGCCGCGCCGGCGGAGCTGCGCCGCCTCATCCGCCGCTGCCTCAACAAGGCGCCGGATCAGCGGCTGCAGTCCATGAAGGATCTCGCGCTGGAATTGCGCGAAATCGCGGACGAGTACGACTCGCTTTCAGTATCGGCCACCTCCGCCACCACCGGCAGCGGCAGCATGGCACCCATCGTGGGACGCCGCGGACGGCGCGTGCCGCTGGTTCCCGTGATCGCGGCGGGCGCGGTGGTGATTGCGGCGGCGCTGTTCTTCGCGTTGCGCGATCACGGCCGGGAGGCCGCGGTGCAGAGCAACCCGTTCGAGAATATGCGGATTCACACGGCGACGAGCCGCGGCAATGTCAGCGACTGCATCATGTCGCCGGACGGCCGCTACCTGGCGTACCTGGTGGTGGATGGCGGCCGTTTTGGCATGTTTGTTCGCCAGGTGGCGACGGGCAGCGACGTTGAAGTGTTGCCCATGGATGATCGCATCGTCGAATCACCGGTCTTCTCGCCGGACGGCAACTACCTCTTCTACCTGGCGCGCGATCCGGAGACGCCGCTGTACCGCACGCTGTTCCGCATGGCCTCGCTCGGCGGACCCTCGGAGAAGCGGGCGTTCGACGTCGATTCGCGGGTGTCGTTCTCTCCCGACGGAACCCAGTTTGCCTTCACGCGTGGGTTCCCCCAGGAAGGAAGGACCGCGATCTTCGTCATGCCCATCGGCGGTGGTGCCGAGAAGGAACTCGTCTCGGTTCGTACCCCCGAGGTGATGAGCACCGATGCCGTGTGGTCGCCCGACGGGAAAACCATCGCGACCATTGTGCTCGTGCCACCACCGGTATCCCAGTCCACGGTGGTGACGTTCGATGTCGACACCGGCAAGCGCAGCGATATCCTCCAACGCAAGCAGGCTTTCTATCTGGGCATCGGCTGGATGGGAGACGGCAGCGGGCTGCTGGCCACCGGCGTCGACCTCAACATGGGATTCACGAACCAGATCTACATGGTTTCCTACCCGGGTGGCCAGGTGCGGCGCATCACCAACGACTTCAACCAGTACCAGAGTCCCTCCGCCTCGAAGGCGGGCGACGGGATCGCGGCGGTGCGGACCACATCGCTTTCCAACCTGTGGTCGGTGGGTGTCCCGGGTGGAGACGCCGTCCAGCTCACGCGCGCCACGAGCACGGAGAACACGCCCAGTGCGTTCAACGCCGGGGAAAAGGTGGTTTACTACTCGATGGTTCGCGACCAGTTCCTGCGGCTGTTCGCCATGCCGTCCACCGGAGGCGATGCGCAGCTCATCACCACGCCTCCAGGCCACGTCACGAACATCCGTTCGGGTGGGGACGTCATTGTGCTGCAGATCTACAACGAGGGTGAGCAGCATCTCTGGCGGATCGGAACGGACGGAAGCGGCGCGCGCCGGTTGTCGGATTTCGCGGGCGAGAATCTCCTCGATATTTCGCCGGACGGGAAGTATGCGACGTTCGCCGTCTCCGATTCGGTGCAGGGGGTGTGGATCGTCCCCACCGCGGGCGGGGAACCGCGCTTGCTGGCGCCAAAAGCCACCCGCGGTTCGGGAGTCTTCTCCCCGGACGGCAGCCGTGTCCTGGTGGGGGAGTTCGAGCACGTGGCAAGCCTGCTGCGAATCGCGTACAAGGCTTACCCCTGCGAGGGGGACGGGGCACCGCTGACGGTTTCAACGCCGCAGACGGCGATTAACCTGCAGTGGCTGCCGGATGGCAGCGGGCTGAGTTATATCGATCGCTCGGACCCGGCGCGCAATGTGTCCCGCTTGAGCTTCGGTGGCGGCGAACCGGTGCGTGTGACCCGGTTCACCGACCAACAGGTCACGAACTACGCGTATTCGCTCGACGGAAAGCACGTCGCGGTAGTGCGGCAGGTGGACAACTACGACAACGTCTGGCTCACGGATGCCGCGGGAGGAAACGCGCGGCAGCTGACGACGTTTGCGGCGCTGTCCGTCTTCGGGATGCGTTGGATGCCGGACTCGAGCCGGCTCATCGGATCGGTGGGCAACGCCACGCGTGATGTGGTACTGATCCGCGATTTCCGGTAGCGTTCGGTTACTTGCGCGCGGGCTTCTTGCGCTTCTTGACGCGCACCAGAATGACCGCGGTCACCCCGACCAGCAGGAAGGTTGCCGCGGGAATACCCAGCGCATAACGCGGCGGCAGGTCGAAGCCGAATATCACCGTCAACATTGCAAAGAACAGCCCCAGCGCCACGCACACGAACGCCACCAGCCGCAGGATGAGCATGGTGAGGAAGTGAAAGATGCGGCTTTCGACGTCGGCGGAGAAGGTGTCGATGCGGTTGCGCGAAGTGCCAATGACCTCGGCGGCCTGGCTCTTGAGCTTGTCGAAGATACCGGTGCGGGCGCGGGGTTCGTTGTCGAGGGTCATGCGCACAGTCTAGCGCACCGCGAGCGCCCGCGCCACAAGGACCGTTTTCCCTACAACACCCGCCTTGCCGTCACGTAGCGA
This window harbors:
- a CDS encoding phage holin family protein; this encodes MTLDNEPRARTGIFDKLKSQAAEVIGTSRNRIDTFSADVESRIFHFLTMLILRLVAFVCVALGLFFAMLTVIFGFDLPPRYALGIPAATFLLVGVTAVILVRVKKRKKPARK
- a CDS encoding mechanosensitive ion channel family protein, with product MRMRLGRWMGRLVALALLFLVHALAAGAGTPALTDTTLAASAPEAVAAYQPATLTIANRPVFVFRGELMGYSPDKRLETATQRLQAVMAERGPGKVTVGQNDLGAVVQVDGRLVFVVTKGDVDPFLDQSFQQFLEAVTGNLEAAIVAYREQRSLNAIISALLRALLATVIMVRAIQYLRRLVIWLTRWLGGYAEGRVQRLKEAQSTVAAQLVTLVRLVVRLAGLVLALLIAYSWLAFVLDQFPYTSPWGDQLGGYLGNTVLTVVMAIVRSIPGLLMVVIIFTMARFIARWSRLLFEAVRDGRMELPAVDADTALPTQRLISIFIWLLAVALAFPFIPGSGGAAFKGLSVLLGLMVSLGASSVVSQAASGYILMYSRSLRVGDYVKVAEHEGTIMSMSMLSTKIRTPRDEEINVPNAVIVSSITKNYTRLTRNTGAMLPTTITIGYSTPWRQVHAMLITAAERTEGIRKDAKPGVLQSALSDFYVEYTLLVRLERPDTRASVASALHANIQDVFNEHGVQIMSPHYENDPAEKVWVPREKWHEPPASGDDV
- a CDS encoding protein kinase, which gives rise to MSTSRTLQPEDQLAHYRVVGPLGAGGMGEVYLAQDQTLERNVALKVLPQELVRSEERVRRFVQEAKSASSLNHPNIITIYEIGQDTVKSASGEASTGSVQFISMELVSGKTLGARIHEEKTDLRTLLGYLAQAAEGIAKAHAAGIVHRDLKPGNIMVSDDGFAKVLDFGLAKLTEQRSGEASASAMTEVGGQTAEGAVLGTVYYMSPEQVQGKSVDHRSDIFSFGCMLYEATTRQRPFLADSNVETMHKILHDKPAPIEEINPAAPAELRRLIRRCLNKAPDQRLQSMKDLALELREIADEYDSLSVSATSATTGSGSMAPIVGRRGRRVPLVPVIAAGAVVIAAALFFALRDHGREAAVQSNPFENMRIHTATSRGNVSDCIMSPDGRYLAYLVVDGGRFGMFVRQVATGSDVEVLPMDDRIVESPVFSPDGNYLFYLARDPETPLYRTLFRMASLGGPSEKRAFDVDSRVSFSPDGTQFAFTRGFPQEGRTAIFVMPIGGGAEKELVSVRTPEVMSTDAVWSPDGKTIATIVLVPPPVSQSTVVTFDVDTGKRSDILQRKQAFYLGIGWMGDGSGLLATGVDLNMGFTNQIYMVSYPGGQVRRITNDFNQYQSPSASKAGDGIAAVRTTSLSNLWSVGVPGGDAVQLTRATSTENTPSAFNAGEKVVYYSMVRDQFLRLFAMPSTGGDAQLITTPPGHVTNIRSGGDVIVLQIYNEGEQHLWRIGTDGSGARRLSDFAGENLLDISPDGKYATFAVSDSVQGVWIVPTAGGEPRLLAPKATRGSGVFSPDGSRVLVGEFEHVASLLRIAYKAYPCEGDGAPLTVSTPQTAINLQWLPDGSGLSYIDRSDPARNVSRLSFGGGEPVRVTRFTDQQVTNYAYSLDGKHVAVVRQVDNYDNVWLTDAAGGNARQLTTFAALSVFGMRWMPDSSRLIGSVGNATRDVVLIRDFR